The genomic region AGTGGAAATTTGTTGGTGTGGTGCACTGAgtttaaaaaattataaataatgtgGATGTGTATAAATTAACAACAACTAGTAAGACAGACTACGTTCAACAAAAAACCATAATGTTTGCAAGTTGGCCCAAATATGACCCTTTTCAATGTTTTCCTTACCTACTTCCCTTAAGCCTGCCTTATGCACatgctcagacacacacacacacatacacgagagagagagagagagagagagagagagagagagagagagagagagagagagagagagagagagagaattgtaAAACCTTCCTTTCCTCCACAGGAGATTACCACCTGCTTACCTGgacagaggtgaggagaggTAGTGTAAGCGTTCAGTGATATGAATCTGGGTCAAGGtgcaggaggaaaacaaaaaatgcaatgTGCCATGTGTCAGTATGATAGATAATGTAGATGAGTCTTGGACTATAGAAAGAGattcagttttgtttatttagataATTCTGTATATATTGTGTCATTTTGCGTCCAGAATTAGTTTTCCTGGATATGAAGACAATAAACCAGGGTCCGTGCAAAAAAGCCTAATTTTAATGAATTCTCACAGTCATGCTTCAACTTCATTGTTTTCTAAGAAGCTCAGTTTATTTCTCATGAAGAGCGGAcagctgtatttttctttttactaaaTTTATCCTGCATTGTAAGAAATAAACCTGATTATTTTTCAGTGCATGCCTCTACTGCCATGAGAGTCTTCTCAGGATTGCACTTACTTTATAGCTTCCAGTGATATTTCACAGACACAAGGGGCTCTCTCAGCTGCCGTATGTAAATAAGAGGCAGCCTAAAAGAACTGCACGCTGTGATCTGACCCAGAtaacatgtcagtgttttattttgcaactttttttaaagcaaGTACCTCGTGCTGCACGGCCTTACAGAGCAACAGGCAGTGCTGAACAAATGAATCTGTCCACTTGCTTCAAAGAGGATTACTGTTCCTTCTGCTTAGCTTAGTTACCTCAAATTAGGATAAGGGGTTAGGAGAGGTCTGCCGTCCACAGCGGCCATCTGTCTGTGGACAGCCGAGCGCTCACATCGCTGTAAATGGAGACAAGTCTGGAGTTGGATGTTTTGATATTTCCAGATGAAGTGAGGATTGCCACTCCGGACGATCTCAGAGAATGGGAACTCGAGACGGCGAGCCAGTTGTCCATACCCGACGTCCGgctctttgtggccctttaccCCTACAACCCTGCTGCAATGTCTCCCAACTATGAGACGGCTGGAGAGGAGCTGCCTTTTGTACCAGGCCAGATaatcaaggtaaaaaaaaacaacccatgTGGTGTCTTTTACTTTTTCAACTTAGTTTAAAAATCAGGCAGGTGAAATGGTGCACAATAGTCTCACAGTGCTCTGTCAGTGTTCCGGCCCGTGTGACTCATATATTTGAGGTGTGTTTCCTCAGTTGAAAAGCTTCTTCGAAAGAACACGGTGGAGTTTCCTGTTTGTGCTCGATTCAggccaccttttttttttcctttctttatttcctgtcaCCGCTCTCAACTGATTGATGTGATTTGCCGCCTTTTTCATTGAACGTGGCTCCTGCTgcaacaagcaaacacacacacacacacacacacacacacacacacacacacaaacatgcatttgTTCTCTTCCATAAGCCCTCAAATAAAACTACAAAACTatctgtctgtgcatgtgttagGTGTGTGGAGACAAAGACTCGGATGGTTTCTATCACGGCGAGTCCGGCGGTCTCTCCGGTTACGTGCCAGGCAACATGGTGGCTGAAATCCCCGTGGACGACGAGTACCTGAAGCATCTACTCATGCAGCAGGGATTCATACCTGTGGACCGCACAGGTACCAGGACACTGTGCTCTTACACAGTAATGTAGGGATGATATAACGTAACGTAGCGCGAGAGGCTGTTTGCACTGAGCAGGAAGTtaagagagttaaaaaaaaaaaaagatgtaacaGAGTAAAAGTGAACAGAAACCTTGAGTGTAGAATGCAAAACTGACTGAATACATcaagtgtgaatgtgaatgtgtatcGTGCTTACTCAAGTGTGTTAGCTTGTCTATTTCAGGTTTGGTGCTTTCACTGACCCCTGTGCACATACATTCTCTATTTTAGCATCAAGTTTTTGTGATTTAaaggcagtgatggaatgtaactgagtacatttactcctGTATTCTTCTTAGACCAAGGGAGCTGAAGATCCAACATAAATCATGTCATATTTCTTGTTATTGGAATATGACTAACTTCAGACaaggacacaaaaacaaacatgtttcagccatgtttgaactgatgccACATGCCAAACAAGCACATCTTCCAGAAACTATAACAGATTTGACCTTTCAAATGAAACCTCACACATGCAACTAGGCCTTACCGGTCTTCTGTTAGTATATTGTCCATGTGGGTGTGCAAAATAAGggaaaattcaaaataaaaagtatgatgAGTCTGATGGGTTTAAGAACAGTGAGAGGTACTTTATACTTCAACTCTACACCATATAAGAGGCAAATCTTGTATTTTTTACTCCACAACAATTAATTTTCAACTTCAGtcacaagttactttgcagattacatgctgcattagAGCCAAAGttgtatatttttaaatgtattttatctgcAGCTggatataaaagaaaataaactgattGTGCCgtatgctgaatatcagatgcAATAATCAACAAAGCAGGCTGATAATCTGTTGACCCATGATACACAGTATACTgtttaaatatatgtaaatatacagtgtatatagagagaatttattttctatttttgataCTCAGGTGCATTCAGTGTCAGATACtttcag from Sparus aurata chromosome 2, fSpaAur1.1, whole genome shotgun sequence harbors:
- the LOC115595592 gene encoding RIMS-binding protein 2 — encoded protein: METSLELDVLIFPDEVRIATPDDLREWELETASQLSIPDVRLFVALYPYNPAAMSPNYETAGEELPFVPGQIIKVCGDKDSDGFYHGESGGLSGYVPGNMVAEIPVDDEYLKHLLMQQGFIPVDRTGMSLTPDLSDAASIPEDVVVRRMVALFDYDPWESSPNMDSEVELGFHSGDIIYVLGEMDQDGFYYGDVRGRRGLVPSNFLQPLPWD